One Rosa chinensis cultivar Old Blush chromosome 5, RchiOBHm-V2, whole genome shotgun sequence genomic region harbors:
- the LOC112167509 gene encoding uncharacterized protein LOC112167509, with amino-acid sequence MAKGRKLTQSRSERFLGSYSSYSHSQESPELAEDDVWSMVETVEERDDNEVDNSQSEWSPRVAAETNGGFAARGRSRRIPQDDNNVSGGLSLAFVEDSGKTASSPRIVHQFRGHDSVASPRGRHMATSLPVNVPDWSKILRVDSVDSLYEFDDGVDSSNDPEMIPPHEYLAREYTRGATSVFEGVGRTLKGRDMRRVRDAVWSRTGFDG; translated from the coding sequence ATGGCGAAGGGCCGGAAACTGACTCAGAGCCGCAGCGAACGTTTTCTCGGGAGCTACAGTAGCTACAGCCACTCCCAAGAGTCGCCGGAGCTCGCCGAAGACGATGTCTGGTCGATGGTGGAGACCGTGGAGGAGCGGGACGACAACGAGGTCGATAACTCTCAAAGCGAGTGGAGTCCACGCGTCGCCGCCGAGACTAACGGAGGTTTTGCCGCGAGGGGAAGAAGCCGGCGGATTCCACAGGACGATAACAACGTTAGCGGAGGGCTGTCTTTGGCTTTTGTCGAAGACTCGGGAAAGACGGCGTCGTCGCCTCGGATCGTGCACCAGTTCCGCGGACATGACAGCGTGGCGTCTCCACGTGGCCGCCACATGGCCACGTCACTCCCCGTGAACGTGCCGGACTGGAGCAAGATTCTCCGGGTCGACTCGGTCGACTCGCTGTACGAGTTCGACGACGGCGTCGACAGCAGCAACGACCCGGAGATGATTCCCCCACATGAGTACCTGGCGCGTGAGTACACGCGCGGCGCGACGTCGGTTTTCGAGGGGGTGGGCCGGACGTTGAAGGGCCGGGACATGAGGCGGGTTAGGGATGCGGTTTGGAGCCGAACCGGGTTCGATGGTTAA
- the LOC112201718 gene encoding UDP-glucose 6-dehydrogenase 1 — MPFGLSDWDDAIQKIIEASTTRKLSIIVEKSMPFNLRDWIEDIIRYRNPQGLKFSVLSNPDFISQGTAVRELKDPKRVVIAKNHGHGEDVLRLQQLYPQYVPVERILIADDHKTVEMGKLWSSVYPAMTHTFGNVMPSICGSIGADSNDVRRNIGCADSESYMGASIGFGGPVIQDISYLKSVLHRDGLKLESDMLNQIIKLKEDKEKRRGL, encoded by the coding sequence ATGCCGTTTGGACTGAGTGATTGGGATGATGCTATTCAAAAGATAATAGAAGCGTCCACTACCAGAAAGCTTTCGATAATAGTTGAGAAGTCTATGCCTTTCAATCTACGTGACTGGATTGAGGATATTATACGATACCGAAATCCACAGGGCTTGAAGTTTTCAGTATTATCAAATCCTGACTTCATTTCACAAGGGACAGCAGTACGAGAGTTGAAAGACCCGAAGAGGGTGGTTATTGCGAAAAATCATGGCCATGGAGAGGATGTGCTTAGGTTACAACAACTTTATCCTCAATATGTTCCTGTAGAAAGGATTCTAATTGCTGATGATCACAAGACTGTTGAGATGGGGAAACTTTGGAGTAGTGTATATCCTGCCATGACGCACACATTTGGGAATGTGATGCCTAGCATTTGTGGTAGCATAGGTGCTGATTCAAATGATGTGAGAAGAAATATTGGATGTGCAGATTCTGAAAGCTATATGGGTGCTTCTATTGGCTTTGGAGGACCAGTAATCCAGGATATTTCTTATTTGAAGTCTGTTCTACACCGTGATGGATTGAAGTTGGAGTCAGACATGCTTAATCAGATCATCAAGTTGAAAGAGgacaaagagaagagaagaggtttGTAA
- the LOC121053147 gene encoding alcohol dehydrogenase 2-like — translation MASGGIGTFAIQIARHQGVTVFVTAGDGAKLKACRDLGAELCINHNTEDFAELVMQKTEGIGRARPRLGRLKDVWSKLGLLSRSEELVGVMGYYALRSAVVGSMAKSLRHTTLAFTAATTAQRYQNAVTLASCLRV, via the exons ATGGCCTCTGGTGGTATTGGAACATTTGCCATTCAGATTGCTAGACACCAAGGTGTAACTGTATTTGTCACAGCAG GTGACGGGGCAAAATTAAAGGCCTGTAGGGATCTTGGAGCTGAATTATGCATTAATCATAACACAGAGGACTTTGCTGAACTGGTAATGCAGAAGACAGAAGGAATAG GTCGGGCCCGGCCACGACTAGGGCGGCTCAAGGATGTGTGGTCGAAATTGGGATTACTGAGCAGATCCGAGGAGCTGGTAGGGGTGATGGGATACTATGCTCTCCGATCCGCGGTGGTCGGATCTATGGCTAAGTCACTAAGGCACACGACGTTGGCTTTCACAGCAGCGACGACGGCGCAAAGATATCAAAACGCGGTGACCTTGGCTTCGTGTCTAAGGGTTTGA